A genomic segment from Sphingomonas astaxanthinifaciens DSM 22298 encodes:
- the rpsC gene encoding 30S ribosomal protein S3 → MGQKSNPVGLRLQINRTWDSRWFAEGQDYGRLLLEDLKIRQYIVKTLPQAAISKVVIERPAKLCRVSIYAARPGVIIGKKGSDIEKLKKTLSKMTGSEVSLNIVEIRKPEIDARLVAQGVADQLERRIAFRRAMKRAVQSALRLGAEGIRITCAGRLGGAEIARTEWYREGRVPLHTLRGNVDYAEAQAHTAYGVCGVKVWVFKGEILGHDPLAQDRLMMEAQTSGVRPARDDDRRR, encoded by the coding sequence ATGGGTCAGAAGTCTAACCCCGTCGGCCTCCGGCTGCAGATCAACCGTACCTGGGACAGCCGCTGGTTCGCGGAAGGCCAGGACTACGGGCGGCTGCTGCTCGAGGACCTCAAGATCCGCCAGTACATCGTCAAGACGCTGCCCCAGGCCGCCATCTCCAAGGTGGTGATCGAGCGTCCGGCGAAGCTGTGCCGCGTGTCCATCTATGCTGCGCGCCCCGGCGTGATCATCGGCAAGAAGGGCTCGGACATCGAGAAGCTGAAGAAGACCCTGTCGAAGATGACGGGTTCGGAAGTCAGCCTCAACATCGTCGAGATCCGCAAGCCCGAGATCGACGCGCGCCTGGTTGCCCAGGGCGTCGCCGACCAGCTCGAGCGTCGTATCGCCTTCCGCCGCGCCATGAAGCGCGCGGTCCAGTCGGCCCTCCGCCTCGGCGCGGAAGGCATCCGGATCACCTGCGCCGGCCGTCTCGGCGGCGCCGAGATCGCCCGGACCGAATGGTATCGCGAAGGCCGCGTTCCGCTGCACACGCTGCGCGGCAACGTCGATTATGCCGAGGCGCAGGCCCACACCGCTTATGGCGTGTGCGGCGTCAAGGTCTGGGTGTTCAAGGGTGAGATCCTGGGTCACGACCCGCTCGCCCAGGACCGCCTGATGATGGAAGCGCAGACTTCCGGCGTCCGCCCCGCGCGTGACGACGACCGGCGCCGGTAA
- the rplV gene encoding 50S ribosomal protein L22, with protein sequence MGKVAAPRKVGDKEALAVGNTIRGSARKLNLVAQLIRGRKVEEALNILKFSPKGMSEDVYKVLASAVANAENNHNLDVDALVVAEASVGKSISMKRFATRARGRSSRIVKPFSRIRVVVREQEEA encoded by the coding sequence ATGGGCAAGGTGGCAGCACCCCGCAAGGTGGGCGACAAGGAAGCGCTCGCCGTCGGCAACACCATCCGTGGCTCGGCGCGCAAGCTGAACCTGGTGGCGCAGCTCATCCGCGGCCGCAAGGTCGAGGAAGCGCTGAACATCCTCAAGTTCTCGCCCAAGGGCATGAGCGAGGATGTCTACAAGGTCCTCGCGTCGGCCGTGGCCAATGCCGAGAACAACCACAACCTCGACGTCGACGCGCTCGTCGTCGCCGAGGCCAGCGTTGGCAAGTCGATCTCGATGAAGCGCTTCGCGACCCGTGCGCGTGGTCGTTCGAGCCGCATCGTCAAGCCGTTCAGCCGCATCCGCGTCGTCGTTCGCGAGCAGGAAGAAGCCTAA
- the rpsS gene encoding 30S ribosomal protein S19 has translation MARSVWKGPFVELSLLKKAETAQENGGRAPIKTWSRRSTILPQFVGLTFNVYNGRKFVPVSVNEDMVGMKLGEFAPTRYFPGHAADKKGKR, from the coding sequence ATGGCTCGTTCCGTCTGGAAGGGTCCGTTCGTCGAGCTGTCGCTCCTGAAGAAGGCCGAGACGGCCCAGGAGAATGGTGGCCGCGCGCCGATCAAGACCTGGTCGCGTCGCTCGACCATCCTGCCGCAGTTCGTCGGCCTGACCTTCAACGTCTACAACGGCCGCAAGTTCGTGCCCGTCTCGGTCAACGAGGACATGGTCGGCATGAAGCTCGGCGAGTTCGCGCCGACCCGGTATTTCCCGGGTCACGCGGCCGACAAGAAGGGCAAGCGCTAA
- the rplB gene encoding 50S ribosomal protein L2 yields MALKAYKPTSPARRGLILVDKSALWKGKPVKALTEGKRKTGGRNNKGHVTSRGIAGGHKQKYRIIDFKRRNWDVSATVERLEYDPNRSAFIALITYEGEGGEQAYILAPQRLAPGDKVVAGKKVDVKPGNAMEIGQMPVGTIVHNVELKPGKGGQIARAAGTYVQVVGRDKGMVIVRLNSGEQRYVRSDCMATVGAVSNPDNGNQTLAKAGRTRWLGRRPLTRGVAKNPVDHPHGGGEGRTSGGRHPVTPWGKPTKGARTRHNKATDKFIIRSRHAKKKG; encoded by the coding sequence ATGGCACTCAAAGCATATAAGCCGACGAGCCCGGCCCGCCGTGGCCTGATCCTCGTCGACAAGAGCGCGCTGTGGAAGGGCAAGCCCGTCAAGGCGCTGACCGAAGGCAAGCGCAAGACCGGCGGCCGCAACAACAAGGGCCATGTGACCAGCCGCGGCATCGCGGGCGGCCACAAGCAGAAGTACCGGATCATCGACTTCAAGCGTCGTAACTGGGACGTCTCGGCCACCGTAGAGCGGCTCGAGTACGACCCCAACCGCTCGGCGTTCATCGCCCTCATCACCTACGAGGGTGAAGGCGGCGAGCAGGCGTACATCCTCGCGCCGCAGCGCCTCGCGCCGGGCGACAAGGTCGTCGCCGGCAAGAAGGTCGACGTGAAGCCGGGCAATGCGATGGAGATCGGCCAGATGCCGGTCGGCACCATCGTCCACAATGTCGAGCTCAAGCCCGGCAAGGGTGGCCAGATTGCCCGCGCCGCCGGCACCTATGTGCAGGTCGTGGGCCGCGACAAGGGCATGGTCATCGTTCGCCTGAACTCGGGCGAGCAGCGCTATGTCCGCTCGGACTGCATGGCGACCGTCGGTGCGGTGTCCAACCCGGACAACGGCAACCAGACCCTCGCCAAGGCCGGCCGTACCCGCTGGCTCGGCCGTCGCCCGCTCACCCGCGGCGTCGCCAAGAACCCGGTCGACCACCCGCACGGCGGTGGTGAAGGCCGGACCTCGGGCGGCCGTCACCCGGTCACCCCGTGGGGCAAGCCGACCAAGGGTGCCCGCACCCGTCACAACAAGGCCACGGACAAGTTCATCATCCGTAGCCGTCACGCGAAGAAGAAGGGCTAA
- a CDS encoding 50S ribosomal protein L23, with protein sequence MAKKPTTQAVDIRHYDVIRGPHITEKTTMLSEHNAVVFKVAGDASKPEIKAAVEALFNRKVANVNTLVTKGKSKRWKGKPYQRSDEKKAIVTLAPGQDPIDITSGI encoded by the coding sequence ATGGCTAAGAAGCCGACCACCCAGGCGGTCGACATCCGCCACTATGACGTGATCCGCGGGCCGCACATCACCGAAAAGACGACCATGCTCTCCGAGCATAATGCGGTCGTGTTCAAGGTGGCGGGCGACGCCAGCAAGCCCGAGATCAAGGCGGCGGTCGAAGCGCTGTTCAACCGCAAGGTTGCCAACGTGAACACCCTCGTCACCAAGGGCAAGTCGAAGCGCTGGAAGGGCAAGCCCTACCAGCGGTCGGACGAGAAGAAGGCGATCGTGACCCTGGCCCCGGGCCAGGACCCGATCGACATCACGAGCGGGATCTAA